aaattaaaaaaaatctaatttttttataagagcGGGCTGGGCCTGTGGGCCAAGAACAAAACACTCCATGTTTCAGTGTCAGAGCCTGAGCCCGAGAAATACAAATGAAGGACACGTGCCACAATGTGTGAATGAGTGGACGCAGGATTCGTACACCCACGTCCATGTCAGTATCTGTAGTAAAACTTCGCTTACTTGACTATACAGTTGCTCAGTCTAAAACCCTCACTCTATCGGTCTGATCCTTCATCTCTTCCAAGACGATGAAGCTATCGCGATTTCTGCAACACTCCAGGTTCGAACTTCGTACCTTCAACTGATCAAAACTTTAGGTCCATCCTTTTCTTCCTTCTGCAATACTTAGTCTCGGGAATTTCTGTTTGGTCTCCGAGAAAATGTGGGATAATGGAAGAAATGATAGTTTTAGCGCGTGCAACTTTGCTATTTCAATTACTTTTATTTGTAGTTAGTTTTTCCAGTATCAAATTAGGAGCTACGACTTTTTAATTCTTCTAATTGAAAAATTGTAATTCTCCAGGCTCTTGTTTGGAGATGTTGGATACTAAATGTTGAAGGCTCAGCTTGCTGTCATActgaattttttttacatttgaGCAACGGTTATCTATAGAGTTATACTTTGACATTAGCTGTTCATTTGATCCTAGATTgagaaatttgaatttattcatCCTTGAGAAGTTTCTCATCAGTCTATTCGTGCCTCCCTATTTTATTGAAATGTGATTAAAGCTATAATAGTTCCTCTAATCTTAGTGTACGAGGTTCAATGCAATTCTGAAGTTACCTCAACCTTCTTAAGGTTCATGTTATTTGTTCTTTTCGTTTCTGACTTTCTGGTGGCTATTGTTGTCTAAATAGGAATTCTTTGGGGAAATATATTGATGTTAGAGATGCCTCAAGGCTGCATGCTCTTACATTCCAGGCTGGCATTTCAACTGCTAGGCAGGATTTTATTGCAAACGGTAGTCTGGACATTTATGTGCACATTTTATATGAGTCTTTCAAGCTTGGTTGTTACGTGTTATTATATATCTCAAACTGCAATGAAGTTTTGCAGAGCGGATATATGCTCCTTACTCTGTTTTCAAGGGAAAAGCTGCACTCTCAGTTCAACCTGTACCGCCAACTTTTACTAAGTTGGATGTAAGCCTaacttttaactttttaaaatttttcatatgcATGTCTTTAGAGCTAAAAAAAGTTTCTCTTAACTTCCTCTGCATTTTGTGCAGACAGGTAATGTTAAAGTTGAACGCCGCGGTATTATGATGTTGACGTTCATGCCTGCAATTGGTGAGCGCAAGTATGACTATGAAAAGCGGCAGGTAGAATTCTTCAGTTTTTCTCTACCCAGTATTAATCTGTTTGTCAATCAAGCACAACCGTGGCTCCCCCTCCACTAATAGTGATTTTAGTTTCTATCCCTCGCCTCCCTCCAGATTTTGGGACTGATTCTGTTGATATTTCTTTAGCATTTTGCTTTGTCAGCAACAGAGGTTGGTTCTTTGATTAGCTTGGGTCCCAAAGATTCTTCTGAATTCTTCCAC
This is a stretch of genomic DNA from Manihot esculenta cultivar AM560-2 chromosome 2, M.esculenta_v8, whole genome shotgun sequence. It encodes these proteins:
- the LOC110605432 gene encoding single-stranded DNA-binding protein WHY2, mitochondrial, with product MKLSRFLQHSRNSLGKYIDVRDASRLHALTFQAGISTARQDFIANERIYAPYSVFKGKAALSVQPVPPTFTKLDTGNVKVERRGIMMLTFMPAIGERKYDYEKRQHFALSATEVGSLISLGPKDSSEFFHDPSMLSSNAGQVRKSLSIKPQADGSGYFMSLTVVNNILRTNERFSVPLTAGEFAVLKTACSFALPHIMGWDRLTAKLPREAVGIPLKANLREPGLEWAK